In the genome of Bacteroidota bacterium, the window TGCGACATCTGAGCGAAGCACGTCTTTTCAAACTTGTTGATTACGTTTGCCTGGATGATGGCGAATTGTGCTTACTGAAATTGTTAGAACATATTTTAAAAGGTGAGAAACCGCTTGCACGAACGTTTTTGCTTGAAGAGGGAAATGTGATTTTTGTGAATACGGCAACTGAAAAGGATTTTGAACATAACGAATGTGGAACACCCGATTACGAAGGGCTGCCAATCCATGATTATATCTCGGTAACGGAAACTACCAACCCCATGCACAACCTGTGGAGCAACGGCCGATGGAATAAACTGGTACTTGCTCATGGCTGTTACTGGCACCGCTGTTCCTTCTGCGACGTTTCTCTTGATTATATTAAAAGATACAGCACTGCCGACGCTGAAGTATTGTGCAATCGTATAGAGGCCATCATCAAACAGACCGGTCAGCGAGGATTTCATTTTGTGGATGAGGCGGCACCGCCTGCAGTTTTACGAAAACTGGCGGAGGAAATACTGCGCCGCAAACTAAGCATTACATGGTGGACCAACATTCGTTTTGAAACTGCATTTACAAAAGAATTGTGCGCACTGCTGGCAAAGTCGGGTTGCATTGCGGTGTCGGGCGGTTTGGAAGTTGCATCCGACCGCCTGCTTGAGAAAATGCAAAAAGGGGTAAGTGTGGCGCAGGTGGCAAGGGTTACAGATGCTTTCCGCAAATCGGGAATTATGATTCATGCTTACCTGATGTACGGCTTTCCTACGCAGACAGCACAAGAAACAATAGACTCACTTGAAATAGTACGTCAGCTATTTGAGCAAAAACTTATTCAGAGTGCCTTCTGGCATCGTTTTGCCATGACGGTACACAGCACCGTTGGAATGCATCCTGAGAAATTCGGAGTTCAAAAAGTAGATGGAACTGCTGATTCGTTTACACAAAACGGGTGCAATCACATCGATGAAACGGGCGGCCCGCATGATAAATTCGGAAGCGGACTTGCGAAAGCTTTGTACAATTATATTCACGACAACGGCTTCGATTTTCCTCTCCGGGACTGGTTCGATTTCAAGGTGCCGCCAACTCAGATTCCGCCGAAATATATTGCCGGAATTTTATTAATCAAGCCCAAATTGAAGAAGTGAGCACAAAAAAAAGGCCGCCCTCAACAGGCAGCCTTTTTTTTATAGATAAGAAGTTATCTGGTGAGGATAATTCTGTTTACATAAACATTCTTCTCCAGAAGTACTTTTACCATATACATCCCGGGTTCGAGCTCGCTTAAATCAATGACGGTCGCCTGATTTGAAGGGACTATCTTCATTATTCTGCTGCCGCGGATATCCGAAATCTCTATTAAGGCAGGTGTCGATTCTGCCGTAATCGTTATGAGTCCGGTACTTGGGTTTGGCTGCACGCTGATACGTCCTGCCTTTTCTGTAGTTGAAATACCTGTACCGCTTACATTCCGGCAGTCTGATGTATCCGTACATCCGTTTTGAGTTACAGCAACCGCATAATTGCCATCCGAATCGGGTGTAAAAGACTGAGCGTTTTCACCCGTTATTTCGGCAAAGGCGTCATCGCAGTCAAGCCACTGATAAGTTGCACCGGATGCTGAAGCAGTGAGCGTTATTCCGCTTTGGGTGACTGCTGTGTCAACTGTTTTAATAGTAAGATTGATACTTATGATAGAATCGCAACCGGCCACATTCGGTATAGTATCAGCATGCATACCTGATGAAGTCCATGTATGCAGCCCGCTGGGCGAAACATAACTGAAACAAACTTCCGGAGAAATAGCCCCGGTAGTACTGTTATCAATAGTGAGATTCACTGCAATGATGCTGTCGCAGCCGGCAACATTCGGGATGGTATCATTATATAAACCCGATGTGGTCCATGTATAGTTACCGCTGGGTGATAGATAACTATAGCATTGCTCAGGATTAATCGTAGACGAAGTGGCATGTTTCACGGTAAGGTCTATCGTAATGATACTGTCGCACCCTGCCATGTTTGGTATGGTGTCGTTATAAATACCGCTGCCTGTCCATGTATAGTTGCCGCTGGGTGATACATAGCTGTCGCATACGGTCGTGGACATTGAGCCTGTCGTGGACAAATCAAGCAGCGCCAAAATTTCGGGTTGAGAAAGCGCTCTGTCATAAAAGCGGAATTCATCCATCAGTCCGTTCAGGGGAAGTCCGGGACCTGAATTATAACTGCCAACATGAAATCCCATACCGCTGATGTAAAGGGGTGGCTGTGCAACGGTAGAATTAAGTACTCCATTTACATAGGATTTGATATTACCCAGATTCTTGTCATACACAAAGGTCGTAAGTGTAGGGCTTGTGGTTGCCGCACCGTTAGCATAAACTTCGTTAAATGACCCTCTCAACAACCAGTTGTTTGTTCCGGCGGCGCCGCCAGTAAAACACCTGAAACTTCCTGCAGTCGCATCACCAAAAATGTAGGTCGCCGGCGAAACGGCTCCAATATCAGATGACCAGAAAGAAATGGTCCAGGATGTATTGTTGAGTGAAGTTGCCCATCCGGTATTCAAATAATCTACGTTTCCTGAACCACCCGTACCAATCAGCGCACCTCCGCATTGTCCGTTGTTGCCTTGCGTTATTGTGCCCGTAAGGGTGGCGGTTGCCGTACCTGCCGGCTGGTAAACACCATAATTAGTTACGGTGGTTCCGCTTTCATCAAATTTGTAGTACAGCAGACCCGGTTCAGGATTCGTGCGGATAGTAAGGTCAATAGTAATAATACTGTCGCAGCCGCCCACGCTTGGAATCGTGTCGTTATATATACCACTGTTTGTCCAGGTATATAGTCCGCTGGGAGAAGTGTATGAGAAGTATTCAGTTACTGTTAAATTCCTGAAGATTTCAGTAATTATATTCAGGTTTATGGTGATGATACTGTCGCAGTTTGCTACATTAAGGATAGTGTCATTATACGTGCCCGGGCTCGTCCAGGTGTGCAGTCCGCTGGGTGATGTATAAGAATTACATTTTGTAACGTTAATCGTTGAACTGGTATGAGGATACATAAGCTGCATAACCTCGGCTGCCGAAAGCGGACGGTTGTAAATACGGTATTCATCCATATTACCCGCGGCAGGAAGTCCCACATTTGTTGCATAACCGCAAACCTTGTAGGGTCCGGCACCGCTTATTGTGATAGGAGCTTCGGTTACGGTGTTCACAAGTACTCCATTGACGTAAGCTTTGATATTTCCTGCCAGTGAATCATACACAAACGTAGTGAGTGTGGGTGCTACAATGGCGGCTCCAGTTACCGGAACATCTGTGAACGGACCCCTCAATATCCAGTTATTTGCTCCGGCAACGCCATTGGTAAAACAACGGAAACTTCCTGAATTGGCATCCCCAAAAATATAAAACAGCGTAGCGCTCGGACCAATGTTTGAAGTCCAGAAGGAAATTGTCCATCCCCGGGTCGGGAAACTTGTAGCCCATCCCGTGTTCACATAGTCGGTACTGCTTGCTGCACCGGTGCCAATAAGAGTGTGGCCGCATTGACCTGTGCCGCCTTGAGTAAGACCACCGTTCAGAGTGCCTGTTGCCGTACCGGCGGGTGGTGCGCTCGCATAATTGGTCACACTGGTTCCCGCGACGTCAAATTTATACCATAAAATCTCAGGTACCGGTTGTGATCTTGCAATCTGAATACTGCAGAAACTAAGTATCGCAGCAAATAATACAAGGGTAGATTTTTTCATATTAAATGTTTTTAATGAGTTTCAAAAATACTATACCAATTTAGTAGATGCAATCAATTTAACAAAATATTTGCGATACGTGATTATTTTAAAGTATCCACTCCCAATAGTTGCGCTTGTTGTGCCTGAATTTGATGTGTATACCGTGGCGGTCGACGATAATCAATTAGAAATATTTACTTTTCTTTTATCAAATTCATTATTACATTGATTTTAACTATTTCTCAGTATAAAACATATTATATTTGTAATAATTATTTCCTATTATATCCCTTCTTATGAGAAGAACTACCCTTTGTTTCGCATTTTTATTGGTTCTGTGCACTTCTGCAATGTCGCAGGTACTGATAAATGAAGTGGTAAGCGGTAATGCTACTACCATTTACGGCATTGATGGCCGCAATGACTGGATTGAGATTTTTAACAGCGGAGCTTCGGCTGTGAGTCTCAATCAGTGGGGTTTGTCTGACAATACTACCGATCCGTATAAATGGCGTTTTCCGGATATCAGCATTGACCCGGCTGAACATTTGATTGTGTGGGCAGGAGGACTCAATACGCCCTATGTGTGCAATCATTGGGAAATGCCCATCGCGCAGGGTGATACGTGGAAATATTTTGTAGGTACATCCGAACCGCCTGCAACATGGCGCCATTCATTCTTTGATGATTCTGGATGGACAGACGGCGTTACACCTATTGGATATGGCGATGGCAATGCAGTGACAATCATTCCTGCCACCGTAAGCCTGTATATGAGGAAAACATTTACCATTACCGATGTCTCAAAAATTGCGATGGCATTGCTTGCCATTGACTACGACGATGGCTATGTTGCCTATCTGAACAATGTGGAAATATGCCGCAACAATGTAGATCCTGATATTCCGCCCTTTAACGAAACTGCTGATGTGAGGCACGAAGGAATGATTGAGCAGGGAGGTTTGCCCGAATGCCACATGATAAATCCTCAGGATATTATTGCTGCTTTGCACAATGGAACCAATGTACTGGCGGTGCAAATTCACAATACGGATATCAGTTCAACCGACATGATTGCCATTCCGTATCTGGCCATCGGATTAAAAGATGCGAATTCTTACTGGAATTCTCCTCCTACATGGTTCAATAAAGAAATTCAGTTATTGACCAATTTTAAAATAGACGCTTCGGGCGAAACACTTACTCTTACTGATGCAGGCGGTGTTGTTGCCGATCAGGTCAATGTACCTTCGCTGCCGGTTGATTATTCGTATCTGCGTATTCCTGACGGAGCCGCATCATGGAATTACTCTAGCGTAACCACACCAAGTTATACAAATTCAACATTGAACTATGCCGCTGCCATTACTCCGGAACCGGTATTCTCGCTGGCACCCGGCTTTTATCCCGGCACAGTGCAGGTAAGCATTTCAAGTTCTCTCAGCGGAGCGAATATTTATTATACCAAAAGTGGAAATACTCCCACAACTTCCGATAATCTTTATTCGGGACCGGTCAGCATTTCTTCTACAACGGTGCTGCGGGCAAGAGTTATAAGCAGTGGGTTGATGTCGGGGGAAGTGGCAACCGGAACCTATGTTATCAATTTTAACTCCACACTTCCCGTGGTCTCATTGCAAACAGAAACGGCCAATCTCTGGAATGCCGAAAAAGGGATTTACGTTAAAGGACCTTATGCAGCCGCAACCTTTCCTTACAGGGGCGGCAATTTCTGGTGGAGCAAAAGAGTAAAAGGACATATTGAATACTTCGGGAAAGACCATCAGCGTAAGTTTTCCATGGACAATAACCTTTCTATTGATGGTAATTATACACGCGCTCTGCCGCAGAAAACATTTCTTGTTGAAGCCAAAACGTATTACGACAGTTCCACTTTTAACTACCAACTGTTTCCCGATAAGCCCATCAATAAATTTAAAAGTTTCAGGTTGAGGAACAGTGGCAGCGACTGGATGAATACACACTTCCGTGATGCTATAACCCACCGTGCCGTTGCAAGTCTTGGTCAGGATATCCAGGATTATAATCCCGTGAACCTCTTTTTGAATGGCTCATACTGGGGTATTGGAAACATCCGCGAAATTGCCGATGAACAATATCTTGCAGAAAACAGAAGTGTTAATCCCGATAGTGTGGATATTATTAAAGTGGTTGGTCTTGATAATTTCGTTCCGGCCGGCACGCAGACCGCATTTTATGATATGGTTGATTATGTGTCGTCGCATAGTTTCTCAGGCTCAACGGGAATTCAGCAAATGAATACCGTTTGGGATCTCGATAATTTTACCGACTGGTTTATTCTTGAAACATATCTCGTGAACGATGACTGGATTGGCGACTGGACCAATAACATCAAGCTGTGGCGCGAGAACAAACCGAATGCACGCTGGCGCATGCTATTTATTGATTTCGATCAGGGCACCACTTCTGCATGGAAAGATAAACTATACACCGGCCTCCATCCCGCCGATTCGAATTTCTATACCTATATGATGAAGAAAATGCTGAATAATTCTACGTACAAGAATTACTTCATCAATCGCTATGCCGATATCATGAATACTACCTTTCAGCCTGCACCTATGCATGCGCTTACCAACAGCTTCCATGATTCCATTGCACCCGAAATGCCTCGTGCCATTGCAAAATGGGGCGATTCGGCCTTGTCTGTGCATTCCATGGCACAATGGGATTCTGTTGTGAATCGTATGCATAATTTCTGGGACTGGAGGCTCAGTTATGCCCGCGATTTTGTTGAAGCAGAATTCAACCTCAACGGGCAGAAGAATGTAACACTCGCCGTGGAACCGCCCAATGCCGGAAAAATCAAGATCAGTACTATCATTCCTGATTCACTGCCTTGGACAGGAGTATACTTCGACGGGAATCCGGTAACTCTTACCGCTATTCCCAATCCCGGATTTACGTTTAACAACTGGAAGCCTTGTGCCACCTTCTCAACAGCAAATTCTAATCAATCCATTACGTATAATATTTCGCATAACGATTCACTTATTGCCAGGTTTAACGGAGTGGCAACCGTAGCTAAAATTTCGATTAGTGAAATTTGCTATCATCCCGACTCAACACGTAAATCAGGTGACTGGATTGAACTGCATAACTATGGTACAGGAAGTATTGATGTTTCCGGCTGGCATGTTAAAGACAGCAGTCTGATTAACGATTTTATGATACCGACTACAACCGTTATTCCTGCCGGAGGATACCTCGTGCTGGCTGAAGATACAACTAAATTTCATGCGGTTCATCCGGGTGTGCCTGTGCTCGGACCCACCGGTATCGGACTGAATAATTCAAGCGAGAATATCAGCCTTTTCGACAATGGAAACGTGCTGTACCTTGAAGTGAAGTATTATGATACCATTCCCTGGCCCATGTGTGCCGACGGTTTAGGTACGACTCTTGAGCTGAAAAATGATACGCTTGACCCGAATCTTGGAAGCAGTTGGTTCGATGGCTGTGTAGGCGGATCGCCCGGCGGGCCTTTTGTGCCGTGCAACTATGATATTGTTTTCAGTGAATTGAATTATAAATCAAATGTTGCCATTGACGGCGGCGACTGGGTAGAATTGCACAATGTTACCGGACTTCCCATCGATGTTTCTAACTGGAAACTCAGCGATGATAATGACGCACACGGTTGGGCTATTCCTGCCGCGACGGTCATTCCGGCAAACGGTTACCTGGTGCTGGTGGGCGATGCTGCTAAGTTTGGAGCTGTTTACGTGTGGGCTGGCGAATGGCGCGGCTCCTTCGGCTTTGGCTTCGGTTCATCACGTGATGCCGTCAGACTTTATAAACCTGCCGGTCTTCTTTATAATGCCATGGTTTATCATGCTGCCCTGCCCTGGCCCGATGCTGCCGGTACCGGTTATACACTTGAAGGAATTGATTCTCTCTGGAACAAGAGCGAACCGGGTAGCTGGTTCCTCGGTTGTTGGGGCGGTTCACCCGGATTCCCGTATCACCAGCCCTGCGACTTTGGCGTTGAAGAAATCGTTACCGGAAGCCCGATGCTTGTATATCCGAATCCGGCGAACGACCATTTTATTGTTGAATTCCCTTCCGGAACTCCTGATAATGCCGTGCTCAGCCTGTATGATATCAACGGGCGCGAAGTGATGAACAGGGTACTTACAGGAAGTAACAGCTTTTCCATCCCTCGCGCTAACCTGAACGGAGGAATTTATTTCCTCAGAGTAACTGCAGCTGACGGGCTTTACAGAACGAAAACGATTGTTTTTGCACAGTAAGGTTTAATGGCCATAAACGACTCCATCCTGCGTATGCAGGATGGAGTCGTACATAATGGTGTGTCTTATTCGCAGAGATATCAGAAATCTTTTTACTTTTGGGAGTTAATAAATATAATGTATGATTCGAATAAATTGGATGCTGGGTTGTGTACTCGCGCTTGCGGCCCTCAGCTCATGTACTAAAGACCGGAATGTTGAGCCCATACCGGTTATAGCTGATTCTACAGCTGCTGCCATTGTTCCCGGAGTAATAAAAGTGAACGAAATTGTTGCCAAAGGCTCGGTGAATATGAACGAGTTCAATCAGGCAACCGACTGGTTTGAACTCTATAATACGTCCAATAAACCGATAACGTTTGAATCGGGAAAATGGTTCTGTACAGACAAAGGTTCACTCGAACCGCTTAAATATGAACTGCCGGTATGGACAATTCCCGCTAACGGTTTTCTGGTGGTATGGTGCGATACATTGAATATTGTGGCAACACAAATTCATACCAACTTCAATCTGAGCGCAAGCGGTGAAGATATCGGACTGTTTTTTAAAAATGAAAAAGATTCGCTTGTGAAAATTGATGAGATTGCCTATCCGGCTCAAACCATCAGCGGTTACAGCTATGGACGTTATGGCGATGGTGCCGATAACTGGCAGACTTTTGCTGTTCCTACACCCGGCGGACCCAATCATTAACAATGATCAATGCCTGTCCGCCTTTGGCGGGAAAAAAACGAATAAACAATTCAACAATAAAACAATTAGTCAATTTGAAGATGAAAAGATGAAAAGATGAAAAGATGAAAAGATGAAAAGATGAAAAAAATCCTGTCCGCCTTTGGCGGAAACAATGAATAATGAATAATTCGAATCAAGGGTTGGATTTTCTTTGTGTAACTCCGTGATATCTCAGTGTTTCTCCGTGTCAGTTCTTTAAAAATTTCACAGAGGTACACAGAGGGATTAGAGAACCACAGTTTATATTTTCAAGTCTTGATCCATGAGCAATGAATAATTACCGGTAACCAACTGCAGGCTAATGATAATGTGCAGTCCCGGATGAGGGTAAAATCTGAATTATGAGATTATTTTTAACATGAAATAATAATTTATAAATATCTGTTGTGATGAGAATACGGTATATAGCGATATTGTTTTTATTTGTTTTATTCTCAATTGAGGGTTTTGGACAATATAAGATTTCGAATGGTAAGAACGACCTGCTTATCTCAGGCATGATTACCACTTTTTATAATTATAATGCCCCCAAACCGGGTATTGTCGACCACCGTAAAAACTCCTTTTATCTGCGTGATGCGCAACTTGAACTTGACGGCGGTAACAAGAAATGGGACTTCGCCGTGAAGGTCGATTTTGCCGATCTCTTTTCCGCAACCGACGATCCCGACAGCCCCGGAATGATGGAAGCCAACGTTACCTATAAAGGATGGAAGTTTATGGATATCGTGGCAGGCTATCAGAAGCTCCCGTTTTCCAGAAGCGTGCAGGTATCATTTGCCTATTCGCCCTGGTTCCGCCGTGCAGAGATATGTAAAGGTGATTACTTTTCGCAGCGCGACATAGGTGTCACCTTCGTGAAAAAAATGTGGAAGAAGAAACTGAATGTATATGCGGGTATCTACAGCGGCATGGGTGAGTCAAGCATAAAAACACCGAATGATTTCAGCGGGAATCCCGAATATATCGCACGCGCTGAATTTAACTGGCCGGGCGGCGGCAAATACCGCAATATCGATCCCGAACATCTGAAAAAACCAACCTTCTCGGTGGGCGTGAACGGTCGCTATGCCCGCAAACAAAGTTATTCGGGCGGCGGTTATCCTATCAAAACGATTAATGGCGACAAATACGTCTACGGCTTTGATGTGAACGGCATGTGGCAAGGTCTGTCGGCTACCTTCGAAATGCATCAAATCTACATGAAACCCGAAACACAAGAATTTCTCTACGGACTCAATACCGATTATTTCAGAGCGGGCGGATGGTATGGCGAACTCTCATATCACATCAAGCCTATTAATACTGTAATCAGCGGTCGCTACCAGGAAATGAATGCCAACGACCTGGTGAAAGGCATTACCAAACATGTGGACGCCTCATGCGTGTATATGATGAAAGGCTACGATTCAATGCTTAAACTCAATTTCAATTACAACAAACAAGAAGAATTCCTGACAGAGGTAAGCCCCCTTAAATGGAGGTGGCAGCTTACACTGGGATGGCAGTATATGTTTAATTAGCAGGTAATAGGTAATAACTAACAGGTAACAGAAAAAATATCATTTTCAAATTGTCACATAAACAAAAGGGGAAAGCAATGAAAAACTTTACAAAAACCGCAGTAATGGCAGTAGTTATATTATATGCTGCTGTGTCTTTTGCACAAGCTCCGCAAAGGATAAATTATCAGGCTGTAGCCCGCGATAATATGGGCGCTGTTATCGTATCATCGCCTGTATGCTTTTACCTCATCGTTCACGACGGTACACCGGGTGGAACAGATATCTATCACGAATATCATACGGCTTCCACCAACCAGTTCGGTATTGTTAATCTTGAGATTGGCGGCGGAACAAACATTGCCGGCGTCTTTAATAATATCAACTGGGGCAGCGGAAACAAATATCTGGAAGTAAAACTCGATGCTGCCTGCATGAGCAATTATACAAGTATTGGTACACCCCAGCTGCTCAGTGTTCCTTATGCACTGTATGCCAATGTTTCGGGCAATGGCGGCACTCCCGGTCCCACAGGTCCTACCGGTCCTACCGGTTCAGGAACAGGACTTCCGAACGGAACCGTAGCGGGAAATACTACCTACTGGAATGGTACGTCGTGGGTGGTGAACAGCGATAATATTTTTAATAACGGCGCAAATGTGGGCGTAGGAACTCCCGTTCCCGCTTCCAAACTTGAAGTAAAAGGTACCGGCGTTACGAATGGAACATCCGGATTCAACGTTACGAACAGTCTGGGCAATTCCATCTTCTTTGTCCGCGACGACGGCGCCATCGGTATCAAGAAAACAAATCCCGGAGCCGAACTCGATATCAACGGCATGCTGCGGATTTCCGAATTCAACAGCGGTCCCGGATATGCAGGCTTTTATCTGCCTACAGGTTCATCACAAACATTGTATGCTTTGCCTATGGCCGATGGTAACTCAGGTCAGTTCCTTTCTACCAATGGTGCAGGACAGCTCTCATGGGCAAGCGGTGGCGGTGGCGGCGGCGGAATTCTGAGCTGCACAACTACTGCAAACTCCGATTACACCATTCGCGGAAACGGCGGCGGTACCTACGAATGTACCGATGCACTGATGGTTTCTTCGTCGGGTTATGTTTCAGTGAATACGTCACCATCATCATCATACCGCTTCAGAGTAAACGGCAATACAGGCATCGGAAGTTCGCCCAGTTCGTCATATACGCTCAGCGTCGACGGTACAGGACACTTCACCGATTATGTCGGCATTGGTACTACACCTTCATCATCATACGACCTGCGCGTTTACGGGAATGTCGGTATTGGCTCATCACCGTCCTCAAGCTATGATTTGAGTGTGAGCGGTGACTCTTATATAACAGGCGGTCTGGGCGTGGGAACTACACCCAACTCATCAGGTCTGCGTGTCGGCAGTTCTTCGAACTTCTATGTGCCGACAAGTATGGGAAACTCATCGGGTACCACGCTGGTAGTATCGGGCGGCACGGTGTATAAATTGTCTTCAAGCCGCAGATATAAAGACAATATTAAAGATATTACGTACAACAAAGAATCCATTTTCAAACTGCGTCCGGTTTCTTATAATTATAAATCAACGGGTAAGCCCGATGTTGGACTTATTGCGGAAGAAGTGGATCAGGTAATGCCATCACTGGTTATCTATGAAGCAAAACCTATGGTGGGCGCCGACGGAAAGCCGGTTATAGATAAGGACGGAAACATTGAGTATTCCAAAACCGATTTCATACCCGAAGGCGTTAAGTACGATCGCCTCTCCATCTACCTGCTTGAGATTATCAAAGATCACGATAAGCAATTAAATGAAATGAGAACCATCATTGACCAGCAACAGAAACAAATTGACCAGTTGCTGAAAAAATAATTTACGAAGAATAAAACCCTCATTCAAGCGCACATGCAAAAGATTAAATCGCTCACACAAACCCGCATCAACTACAAGATGGCAGACGCTGCCGATTCCGAAAACTCCGAATGGGTTGAAGATACCGCCTACCGAACCCTGCTGAATGAATACAATGAGGAAGGGAAACTTGATAAAGCCGCCACCTTCGACCCCGAGGGCGATATGGTTGAACTCTATCGATACACTTATAATGAGGCAGGATTGGTTGCCGAAGAAGTGCTGTTTTACGACGAAGACGAAGAAGCAGAACATCGCTGGTTCAGCTATGATGAACAGGGCATTTTGGTTTCCGAAAAAATAACCTACCAGGAAGGCGGCGAAGCGCATATTACCTTTAAGTGGGACGACAAAAATCGTCTGCTCGAAAAAGTCATCATGGACGATGAAGGTGAAATGGAACAGAAAGAAGTGTACGAATACGCCGGTGAAAACATGACCCGCGAGGCCGTGTACGAAGAAGGAAATGTGCTTGTCACGGAAGATATTCATACCTACGACGAAGAAGGCAGGCACGTGGAAACCATTTCCGTTCACGTGAAGGATAAGATGAAAACCAGAATTGTGTTACGCTACGACGAAAAAGGTGCCCGCTCTCAAATGCTGAAGTACAATACCAAAAATCAGCTTATAGAAAAAGCCGCCTACACCCAGGACGAAAACGGACACGTAGTGGAAATCACAGAAGAAG includes:
- a CDS encoding radical SAM protein; the encoded protein is MVPSDLLLITPPFVQLNTPYPATPCLKGFLQQHNYKVSQLDLGIGCILKMLSADGLQAMFESVKSKKCSANAKKILNSSAGYVRHIDAVIAYLQGKDSTFAHAINNGILPQAGRFNIQQDLEWHFGSDGVQDRATFIATLFIEDIGDFIAECIDSRFGFSRYAEQIGLNAFSFDMVLDELKADSLITKIMCELLDASVKEHQPKLIGFTVPFPGNLIMALRSAAYIKQHYPQIPVVMGGGFVNTELRHLSEARLFKLVDYVCLDDGELCLLKLLEHILKGEKPLARTFLLEEGNVIFVNTATEKDFEHNECGTPDYEGLPIHDYISVTETTNPMHNLWSNGRWNKLVLAHGCYWHRCSFCDVSLDYIKRYSTADAEVLCNRIEAIIKQTGQRGFHFVDEAAPPAVLRKLAEEILRRKLSITWWTNIRFETAFTKELCALLAKSGCIAVSGGLEVASDRLLEKMQKGVSVAQVARVTDAFRKSGIMIHAYLMYGFPTQTAQETIDSLEIVRQLFEQKLIQSAFWHRFAMTVHSTVGMHPEKFGVQKVDGTADSFTQNGCNHIDETGGPHDKFGSGLAKALYNYIHDNGFDFPLRDWFDFKVPPTQIPPKYIAGILLIKPKLKK
- a CDS encoding LamG-like jellyroll fold domain-containing protein yields the protein MKKSTLVLFAAILSFCSIQIARSQPVPEILWYKFDVAGTSVTNYASAPPAGTATGTLNGGLTQGGTGQCGHTLIGTGAASSTDYVNTGWATSFPTRGWTISFWTSNIGPSATLFYIFGDANSGSFRCFTNGVAGANNWILRGPFTDVPVTGAAIVAPTLTTFVYDSLAGNIKAYVNGVLVNTVTEAPITISGAGPYKVCGYATNVGLPAAGNMDEYRIYNRPLSAAEVMQLMYPHTSSTINVTKCNSYTSPSGLHTWTSPGTYNDTILNVANCDSIITINLNIITEIFRNLTVTEYFSYTSPSGLYTWTNSGIYNDTIPSVGGCDSIITIDLTIRTNPEPGLLYYKFDESGTTVTNYGVYQPAGTATATLTGTITQGNNGQCGGALIGTGGSGNVDYLNTGWATSLNNTSWTISFWSSDIGAVSPATYIFGDATAGSFRCFTGGAAGTNNWLLRGSFNEVYANGAATTSPTLTTFVYDKNLGNIKSYVNGVLNSTVAQPPLYISGMGFHVGSYNSGPGLPLNGLMDEFRFYDRALSQPEILALLDLSTTGSMSTTVCDSYVSPSGNYTWTGSGIYNDTIPNMAGCDSIITIDLTVKHATSSTINPEQCYSYLSPSGNYTWTTSGLYNDTIPNVAGCDSIIAVNLTIDNSTTGAISPEVCFSYVSPSGLHTWTSSGMHADTIPNVAGCDSIISINLTIKTVDTAVTQSGITLTASASGATYQWLDCDDAFAEITGENAQSFTPDSDGNYAVAVTQNGCTDTSDCRNVSGTGISTTEKAGRISVQPNPSTGLITITAESTPALIEISDIRGSRIMKIVPSNQATVIDLSELEPGMYMVKVLLEKNVYVNRIILTR
- a CDS encoding lamin tail domain-containing protein codes for the protein MRRTTLCFAFLLVLCTSAMSQVLINEVVSGNATTIYGIDGRNDWIEIFNSGASAVSLNQWGLSDNTTDPYKWRFPDISIDPAEHLIVWAGGLNTPYVCNHWEMPIAQGDTWKYFVGTSEPPATWRHSFFDDSGWTDGVTPIGYGDGNAVTIIPATVSLYMRKTFTITDVSKIAMALLAIDYDDGYVAYLNNVEICRNNVDPDIPPFNETADVRHEGMIEQGGLPECHMINPQDIIAALHNGTNVLAVQIHNTDISSTDMIAIPYLAIGLKDANSYWNSPPTWFNKEIQLLTNFKIDASGETLTLTDAGGVVADQVNVPSLPVDYSYLRIPDGAASWNYSSVTTPSYTNSTLNYAAAITPEPVFSLAPGFYPGTVQVSISSSLSGANIYYTKSGNTPTTSDNLYSGPVSISSTTVLRARVISSGLMSGEVATGTYVINFNSTLPVVSLQTETANLWNAEKGIYVKGPYAAATFPYRGGNFWWSKRVKGHIEYFGKDHQRKFSMDNNLSIDGNYTRALPQKTFLVEAKTYYDSSTFNYQLFPDKPINKFKSFRLRNSGSDWMNTHFRDAITHRAVASLGQDIQDYNPVNLFLNGSYWGIGNIREIADEQYLAENRSVNPDSVDIIKVVGLDNFVPAGTQTAFYDMVDYVSSHSFSGSTGIQQMNTVWDLDNFTDWFILETYLVNDDWIGDWTNNIKLWRENKPNARWRMLFIDFDQGTTSAWKDKLYTGLHPADSNFYTYMMKKMLNNSTYKNYFINRYADIMNTTFQPAPMHALTNSFHDSIAPEMPRAIAKWGDSALSVHSMAQWDSVVNRMHNFWDWRLSYARDFVEAEFNLNGQKNVTLAVEPPNAGKIKISTIIPDSLPWTGVYFDGNPVTLTAIPNPGFTFNNWKPCATFSTANSNQSITYNISHNDSLIARFNGVATVAKISISEICYHPDSTRKSGDWIELHNYGTGSIDVSGWHVKDSSLINDFMIPTTTVIPAGGYLVLAEDTTKFHAVHPGVPVLGPTGIGLNNSSENISLFDNGNVLYLEVKYYDTIPWPMCADGLGTTLELKNDTLDPNLGSSWFDGCVGGSPGGPFVPCNYDIVFSELNYKSNVAIDGGDWVELHNVTGLPIDVSNWKLSDDNDAHGWAIPAATVIPANGYLVLVGDAAKFGAVYVWAGEWRGSFGFGFGSSRDAVRLYKPAGLLYNAMVYHAALPWPDAAGTGYTLEGIDSLWNKSEPGSWFLGCWGGSPGFPYHQPCDFGVEEIVTGSPMLVYPNPANDHFIVEFPSGTPDNAVLSLYDINGREVMNRVLTGSNSFSIPRANLNGGIYFLRVTAADGLYRTKTIVFAQ